The genomic DNA AATTAGCTCAACTTACTGACAAGCTGAGAAGGGCAAATTACTCTTCTCAGAAAACATCATCGTATTTGTGACTGAGTTCCCTCAGCCAGTGAATACGGTTTTCAGTTGATGGTCGTGCTTAACTGTTAATGGCATTAATGGCGTTTGCCAGATCGTTCAATTCATTAACCAATGCAACTCGCACGGTGGCGAGTCCGACCAAGACACCAATTCCGACAATTGTCAACAATAGGAGGTACTCAACGAAAATCGATCCGCGACGTTTTTCGTTCGCTTTAGCGACTGTTTTTTTCATCAAATTGACCATTGTGGACTCTCTTTTCACCGTTGCTAGCTGCGAGTTCCGATATTCTTCCTTGAGTGATCGCCTCACTCCCTGCCGGACAAATCCGGAAATTGTGACGGGAATGCACACGACCTCATCTCGCTATTCGGCAATCTTTGTGCCGGTGATGCGGTCTGCCGGAAAAATTTCCCAGTCGAACCCCGATTTCTTAGGCAGATTGACTTGCAACGCTGAGGTTTTCGAGACTGGAAGAAAACCTGATTTGATGTAAATTCTTGCCTGTCCATCCGAGTAGAGGAGTTGCCAATCCTCTCGTTTTTCTAGATAGCTGACAGGGCCTGCTTCTTCAGGCAAGAGTGCGATTTGTGTCGGATATTGATCTAAAAACGGGGTTTTCGGCGGAAGTGTCTGTCCTGTTCGTTGAAATTCCAGGAAATCGGTCTCCAAAGTCGGGTTGTACACAGTCCGGTAACGTCCATCAAAAGCGACTCGACTTTCCGGAAACGTTTGCCAGATCACGAATTGCGCCCATCCATAGTCTGTCAGAATGTTTCCTGAGATCTCATGATCATTGAGGAACCGAACTGCCCGTGTCGGCATGCCTGGGGCACCGCTCGTGGTTTCTACAACGATTTCTGTCGGTAGCAGCCCAGCTTTCATAATTGGAATTGCACCCCGGATTCCCAACAGGAAAAGAAAAATAATTGCCGCAGCGACTCCGAATCGTCGTAAGCGGAAGGATTCAGGCGCTCCCCATCGTTGACACAAATTGGGGAAAGTTCGTTGCAGAGCATCCGTCAAAATTGCCGGTAAGAAAACGACTTCGGCTAAACAGAGAAGAGCGATGTGTCGTAAGTGCATGACTGCTTGAGCCGCAATGACCGCCATGGTTAAGAGATCAATCCATTTCCAGTTTCTGCCAACTCCAAACGCAAAAACTAAAATGAGAAATGGAGCCACATACACCCAGGAAAATTCTACTTGAAAGACAGATTGCCATTCTCGAACGAGTTGCTCTGTCCCCAAGTGCGTCAACAGCATCGAGTGAAGTTCGATACCGTACGGGGTGATCAAAGTCGACAAAATTGAGAGCCCGCAGACTGCCGAAAGTTGATAGGCGAGTAGATAGTCTCCTTTTTTCAATACTGCCCGGCCCCAGGCCATCACCGCATAAAACCCAATCAAAGCAATCCCGGCGAGGAAACCGCCGTGATGATTCACCCAGATCATCGTGAGAACGGGGAGACTCCAGATGAGGCGTGTTGGTCGTTCCCATGCAGTTCGGAGAAGTATCAAAAACACCGGAAAGAATAGGAACGTCACCAATTGCGGGCGGATATAGACTACGAAGTTGCCGAGGCAGAGTGTCGTGAAGGTCACCAACATGACCCGAGCACCAAGATTTGAATCGGAGCGGCACAGGTTCCAGGTCAGTATTGCAGTCATCGAGGCGAGGATGACGTATTTCCAAAGCAGGAGGCCGCGATTCCCCAATTGAGTCCACAAACCACCGAACTCGTACTCTGTCGCCCATTCATGGTTGACCCATCGATCACCCGCTGCGGTGTACGAGAAAGGGTCGGTTGCCTCTGTGAAGACCCCCTGCTCTATCGCTCGTATTCCGTAAAGGGTATGCCCCCAAAGATCGGGATCTGCAATTGTAAGTGAACATAGAAACAGCCACGACATCAGCCCCAGTAGAATCGTGGCAATCGTTTTCTCTTGATTCAAATTCTTTTCTGGCATGTTCAAGTCGTTCATCTGTAGAAATCGCAGCGAAAGTGTAAACGCCTGGCTACGCGCATCCGGTTCTCAACAGTTTTTTTATCGACACTGGACGGTTCCGCACTTGCGAGATCATGCGGCACGTTTTGTGCTAATACTTATGTCGAGTCTGAATCTTCTTCTAGAGCAGTATTGAACCAGATGGAAGCATTCAGCTTGGTAAAATGAGTGAATGAGCATATGGATAACGCTCTACGCGGATAGAGAAACCGCGATGATGTCCTGGAATTGATCCAGAATGTGCCTGATAAGGCATCTTTCGGAAAAGATTCAAAGACCATAAGAATTTCGACCAACGGAGTGTTCGATACACTCTCTCCAAATTTTTTTGCAAATCGAATTGGTGTGAGATGGCTAAGACTCGACGAAACATCACGCAGGTTTTTGTGATTACTGGAGTTCTCTTTGCAACGCTTTCTCAATCGGGATGTGCAAAATCTCCGAGTGAGTTACTCATCGGTCGTTGGTATTCTGGAGAGATGACCATTCGTTTCCGGGAAGACAATGCTGTCATCTGGAACTCCTCTCAAGGGTTAGCCCTGGGACATTTCGAATTTCGCGGGAAGGCAAAACGCGTCAAAGATAGAGAGCTGGTTCCCAATCTGTTCGTTGACGTCATTCGCAACGACGAGCGTCAGAAGTTTCAATTCGAACTCAATTTTATGGGCCAGGATCGAATTCGAATGGAACTGGTCCCCTACGGGGAAAATAATTCTCGGAACAGCACACCTCGCGGGCTCGTTCTTCGACGTGCCAATGACAACACGCTCGGCGGTGGTCCTGCGAAAGTTGCCAGTCGATAGACAAGAAGAGGAAGGTCCTCTGGAGAAGCGAGGAGACATCGAAGCGATCTCGGTGCCAGAGATGATCGCCGGATGACTGGTTTCACTGCTTAGATCACTTTGCTCTACCGTGTCCCCGCGAAGTACGCATTTCTCTAATGAGAACTGACCTTGGGATTGCTCTCTGAAACGCATCCTTTTCTTTTTCGCTTCTCACTTGTTCATATCAGTAAAGCAGCATGCTCAACTGCGTAGGATATCAAAAACCAAGTTGAAAATTACTTTCATTCCTGGTTGAGAGAAGCCTCTCTGTCTCTTCCGATTTGATCAGCAGTTGTTGATAAAAAAGGAAAAAGAGCGAACTTCTTTGATTTCCAGTAACTCCCCCAGCTCTTCGATTGTGACAGACGGGGAGAATTCGTTAAATAGTTGAGAATTGAGTATCTCTCGGAACGAACATTCTGAAGCGGCGCCCTCTCTGTTCCGATGAGTCGACTTGCTCGATAGAATTTCAGGAGTGAAAGATTGTCCGCGCTTCACTCGTCCATCGAAAAATCCAACACCCGATATCCAATGTCTCAAAGAATCAATAATTTCTCAGCTGGTCCTGCCGTTCTTCCAGTCGAAGTGCTCGAAGAAGCTCAAAACAGTCTGCTCGATTTCAATGGGACCGGAATCGGCATCATGGAGCATTCGCACCGAGGGGCTGCTTTCAGCGGAGTGCTGGCTCAGACGATCGCAGATTGTCGGAAACTTGCAGAGATTCCTGACGACTATCAGGTCCTGTTTGTTCAAGGTGGAGCCTCTTCACAGTTCTTCACCCTCCCCATGAATTTTCTCAGCGAGGGGGAGACTGCTGATTACCTCGTGACAGGAGCCTGGTCGAAGAAAGCCGTGGCCCAGGCAAAACGTTTTGGAACAGCTCACGTTGCCAGTACCAGCGAAGACCGCAATTTCTGCTACATCCCGGAGACGGCTGAATACTCTGCGAACCCGAAGTATGTTCATTTCACTTCGAACAACACAATTTTCGGGACTCAGTTCCATAAAGAGCCAGAGACTCCAGACGGCGCACCTTTGATTTGCGATGCAAGTAGTGACATCTTCTGTCGTCCGCTTGATATCAAGAAGTATGGAATGATTTACGCCGGTGCGCAGAAAAACCTGGGCCCATCTGGTGTTACGTTGGTTGTTGTGCACGATGATCTGGTCAAGGCAGGCAAACTCGATATCCCGGAAATGTTGCAATATCGAACTTTCGCTGAGAACGATTCTTGTTACAACACGCCCCCGACATTTGGAATCTATTTCATGGGGCTCGTTTTCAAATGGATCATGAAGCAAGGCGGCCTCAAAGAAATTGAAATCCGTAATCAGCAGAAGTCGGAAGTTCTCTATTCGTACCTCGACAATAGCAACCTGTTCCGCGCCACCGCAGACCGGGGAAGCCGTTCGCTGATGAACGTCACCTTCGTGACCGGTGACGAAACGATTGACAAACGATTCATCGAGCAAGCTACAGCAGCCGGATTCGATGGTCTCAAAGGTCACCGAAGTGTCGGCGGAATGCGAGCGAGTCTTTACAACGCGTTTCCACCTGCAGGGGTGAAGGAACTCGTCGACTTTATGACAGACTTCGAAGCCAAAAACAGCTGATCAGCGATGCCTTTGAATCCGCCTCGAAATTCGAGGCGGATGTTTGATGCAGGCAGTTGCTTGACGCAGAATGTTCGGGAGGCTTCTCTGAGGGAACGCTCCCGAACAATGTTGATACAGATGCCGAGAAGATACTCAGCGCCATCTGTTTACAAGCCATCGGCTTGGCGGAGCGAGAGATCCTTAAAGCAATGCAAGCGTTTGCTCAATCACTAAAAGTTCATTGGGCGTTTGAGATATCTTTTCGCAGCTTCTGAGCGTCTCTTAAGTAGACGTGATTCATTTCCGACTGGTGTTTGTCGCTGTTCAAATGCAGTAGAATGCGAATCACTAAGGGTAAGGCTCCGGGGACTTCGATTTCAGATGCACACAGCAACGGAACGGAGCCCATTCCTAATTCCCTGGCAGCTTCTGCTGGAAACGCGGCGGTTAAATCTGTCGTTGTCGTGAAGATTGCAGAGACGACTTCAGAAAAATCATTGAGCTCATTGCGCGCAATAATTTCTTCAAGCAGTTCACGAGTTGCTGAGAGAATCTCAACTTTCGTGTTCGCTTCGACAGTGATCGCGCCTCTTACGCCTCGTACGGGCATTAGTCTTCCGTTTTTAGAGAATTGGGGTGAAGTGCCCAAGAGTGTAGCGAAACATTAGAGTCACATCATCCGTGAATTCAAAATTTCAGCCGGTATTTGAACTGAGCCCATAACGGTCTCTCTTGAGCAAATCCAAATTTGATTGATACGTCCTTCCTTGAGGCCAGCAAGTCTATTCAGCCATCTTGCGAGGGATGTTCAGTCTTCCCATTGTTGGAAAGGATAGACCGATAGATTGGAATTGTGATACCTCATGTCGCTGGAAACTTCTTCGCCGATCCAGGGAGGCAACTCGAACAGTTCGTCTTCTGAGTCGAGTTCGATTTCGGCCACAATCAGTCCGGAGTTATCACCCAAAAATTCGTCGACTTCCCACGTATGTTTGCCATGCGGAACTCGCCAGCGATACTTCTCAACGATAAAGCCCTCACACAGAAGCAGTAGTTCCTGCGCATCCGGCAGGGGAATCGGATACTCGAATTCCTGCCGTGAGAAGTTTTGCGTTGAGGATTTGATTGTGATCCAGGCATTCTCTCCGGCTACCCGCACGCGAACAGTTCTGCCTGGTTCTCTCGACAGGTATCCCTGTCGATAAAGGATCGGCTCCCCCTGTTGGTACGACTGCAGCACAAGAAACTTACGTTCGATTTCAACTCCCATGTCTGCTTCGCCTATTCTTTCAGGTTTCGAAATCGGGTTTGAGTTGAGTTTGATCTACCCTGTTCCCGTGAAGAACGCGTTTCTCTAGAACTGATCCTGAAACCTGAATTTTCTCCCTCAAACGTTGAGAAAAACAGTGATTCCAGAGGTTTTCGGACTGGCTCTAGTAAAATGCTGTTCGCCACGAGGCAGAATGCGACATTAATATTTAACCGGTTCTATGCCGTTACTCTTTCTGCGACAACAGCTTTTGTTTTTCCTTGAAGTCTGGCAATGAAAAGCGTGGCACGTCCGTGACCTTTGAGAGGAAGTTTCTTTCTCAGTTGGTCGGCATTTGTCGGGACGTGCCGGCATTTGATTTCGACTTCTCCAACAGGATGATCACGGAAGTATTTTCGCATCTCCTTCGCGTTGTTTGGAAGAGTTGCGAGGACACGAAATGGAGTGGCTGCTGGAGTTGAAATGAGTTTGGCACTGGTCAGGTATTCTTCTGCGTCATCAAGACGAGTCAGGCCAATTTGATCTGCAAGTGCGTCGAGTAGTCCAGCGCGAACGATCGCAGGATCGGGATCGTACATGTAATCATTCAGTTCGCCCACACGCGGGTAATGGTCCCAAGGATTTGCTGTCAGTGTGTAGCCAGCGGGGAGAATTGTTGCGGTCCAGTCGCACTCCCCTGCTGCATCGCCATACCAGACGGTTGCCTCTTTGCACTCTCCGTTGAGGCTGATGAGTTCGATCTCGCAGTTCTGAAACTTTCCGCCAAAGTTGCTGGCCGGAGAGAGTTTCATCGCTCCCGCTGGTGTTGATTCAGTAAGTTGTTGCAGGAATTCCAATGGAGGTTCATAGTCTTCCAGTCGGACCGCCCTTTTTTGACTCGATCTTCGATCTGGGTCAATGTGAATCCAATGCCCACCGAGGTCCAGGCTGCGTACGTCACAGGCTTCTGTTGTGATTCGATCCTGAACGCCATAAATCGCAGCGTTGAGCATTGTGCGTATTCCGGCGACAGGCAACTCGTCGACACTGTGAACGTTCTTCCCGACTGACGCCATCGCGATGGAGTCCGAGCCGATCCCGGAACAGAGGTCGTAGATTGGCGATGTTGCGTGTTGAAAACGCTTCGCTTTGTGATTTGCCACCGCTTCAGGAGTCGATTGTTCGAGCCCTTTTCGGTCGAACCACATCTGGTCTCCCTTTGAAAATTTATCCTTGGCTTTTGACCTCAACTCACAAAGTGTCAGAGCTGCTCGGACGAGTTCAGCGGGATATTTCTCACGCAGAGATTGTTGCCGTTTGAATTCCGATTCATCAGAAGACTCGATTGCGGCGAACAGTTCCGGATGTTTTTGTAGCTGGAGAAGTATTTCAGATTCAGGATCTTGCAACGTCACGGCAATGATTTCAGCGTTGAAGGTGGTGATGGAATTGGGCGATGAATGATTCGAAAAAGAGTAGTGAAAGAGAAAGCCTCCTCCCTGTGAAAGAGAGGAGGCTTTTTTGTGGTTTGTTAGATCTTGAATTCAGGCTTGGCTCGGAAGCCGCTCCGAGGCCTGTAAGCCTGCTCATCAATCACCACGGAATTCCGTTCGGTTAAAATGAGCCACTAATTGACTGAGTTTCTCCAAGGGAAGCTGGCGATCAGAGCAAGTTCTCGGGTTGGAACTTTGCGGCTGCCTGCTGAATATTGAAAACCGTACATGTTGACAATTCCGGAGTTGAGCTCACCGATGTAAATGCAACCATTCGCAGGGGGGACAGTTCCACTCGATTGAAACTGTGCACGTGCAGAAACCATGACGTACTGGGCATTATCGGTGACTCGGAAATCAGCTGTCAGATTTCGAGCGTATGTTTGAGTAAATGTATTTGATTGTGCGTTGTGCCCAGCTCCTAACAAACGACCGGTCAGGTTATCGAGAATAAAGACGGCTTCGCTTTGTCCTGCAAGAGTTGGGACTGTACACATTGAGAATTTTTCGTTCCCCATCGCGGTGTCCGCGTAGGCTGGCTCTTGCGGGCAGTAATAGGCAATCGCCATTCCTAACAGAGTTCCGGCCGCCAGCCAGAATGTCTTTTTCTCCGTCATTTTTTCTTTCACGAGCGAATCTCCTGTTTGATTGTAGACACCTGAATACACAGTCTTATCAGTTTATTGAAAACGATCTCTGTTGAACGTCATCAACAGTGCTCTTCCATTGATCATACAAGTCTACAGAGATCAAGACCAGTTGCATGACCACCGATCGTTCATAAAAAACTTGTAACTCTTTTTGATCAAAAATGTTATCACGATCCTCATTGAGCTACTGTTGTCGATTGAGTTCTTCGATTTCAGCTTGACTGAGCAAGCGACCGTTGGCCCCTTTCCGCTGATCGTTGACGGGAACGTTTTCTGGAAAGATGAGTTGAAAGCGACTCTTGGGCAGCTTGGCGTTCACAATCCAGTTCGAGAAAGTTCCAACGTATCCGTCGGAAAACTCTTTCGGAGCATCGTTCTTTTTGACGAGAAATGAATACTTGCGGTACTTCAGCGGGAGCCAAACCCCCGGTGAAATTTCCTCATGGTTTGACCCAGCCCAAATGGCGTATTCTATCCATTCCTTTTCTGCTTGTTGCTTCATCAAGTAGGCCGTTTTAACCAGCGTGCCACGTTGCATGTCGAAGAGGATCCGGCGATTCCAAAACCATCCACCACGTTCAATTGCTTCTCCTTCGATCTTGAGAACTTCGCGACCCTGATATTCCTCCCGTCCAACGACCTTGTACTCTCTTTTCTCCAGAATCTGGAGCAGGCTTTCCCGTCCACCAAGAACAGTGAACTCCGTTGGCAGCATGCTGTAGTAAGAGGGATGGTCTGCGACTTCTCCAGAGAAGATTCTCGCCAGGTCACGGCTGAGGTATTCGAGAGATCTTGAGTACGTTCCGTCAAAAGCGAGTTCTACTTTGAAGGGATTTGTCGTGGCGGAATTTGCCATGAAACGAAGCGTCTCGCCGGTGGCGATGTAATGTTTTTTTCCGTCTGCTGTAATCGTCCACTGGCACTCACGGTCCATCTCGTAAATCTCGTCTCCCCCCTGAAGGTCTCGTTGACGGCAAACGGCCTTCTCGTTGACTTGAAGGTTTTGTATGAGCGATTCAGTTTGCTGAATCCGTCTCTTGACCGCTTCGATATTGGGGAGGCTTTCCCCGGCCTGCAGTGCAGAGGAAAGAATGAGAGCAATGAGCAGGCTGCATTTTCGAACTTGCTGCAGCGAGTCTAAAACCATCGGTTGCTTCACTTTTTGTGTCAGATCACTTTTGGACAGTCGTACCATATTCTTTTACACCGGAGTTTCTTAAGCATTGCTTCGGTTTATTTTGCTTCGTTCATGTCATCCAGAATCTTGGTGATTAAGTTGGGAACGTAAGACTTGCCTCGTGCGGGAACCCAGTCCCCATTTCGCGGTAGAGCTTCGATTTCTTTTTTGATCGGTACTGCTCGATCGTCCATGAAGTCGATCGCGTTCAACGCCAGCATGGCAACGTACTGCCCATGGTTTTCCGGGTTGGCACATTCAATCAATCTGTCGAGAGCGAGTTTGACATCCTGTTTGTCGCCGTAGCGACCTAAGGCTTCGGCAGCAATCACTCGGACACTTTGTGAGTCATCGCTTTTCACGGCTTTTCGTAAAGATGCCTGACCTTCTGATGTCCCGCGTTCTTCTCGCATCAAAAGCCCCATCGCCGCCCAGTAGCGAATGGTTGAGTTTTCATTGTTGAGCATCTCAATCAGAAACGGAATCTGTTCCAAGTCATTTGAGGCAGCGATGGCTGCGACATGTTGAATCTGCTTGAGAGGATAAATCTCCGGGCCTGAGTGACCGATCTCGTAGGGAGTCATGTCTGGGAATTTATTATGTAGTTCATCTTCAGGCAGGAAGCCAACATCGCGAACTCTCATCACCCATTTTTCGTGTTCACTACGTAGTTCATTCAGTACGTTCTGATGATCCGCTGAATTGACTAGATTATTGACTTCATCAGGATCAGTCTGGAGATCGTACAACTCTTCGTATGGTTTGGTTTTCCAGAAGAGGCTCTGAGCGTCGGTCAGTTCTCCGGCATCGTAGAGTTCTTTCCAGACCCGAGTTGTCGGGGTTACGAACATGTACTGAATGTATTGTCCGTAAACTTTGTGTGGCATGTAGTTCCGAATATACACATATCGTTTGTTTCGCGTGGTTCGAACCAGGTCGTAACGTTCATCCATCCGCCCGCGAAATCCGAATCCGTATTCCTGTGCCGGTTCTTCGAACTTGCCGAGAAAAGCATGCCCCTGCATATGCTTTGGAGGCTTTGCACCTGCAAGACTGATGACGGTTTGAGCATAGTCGATGAACCCGACAATGCGATCAGTTTTTCCGCCGGGCATGTACTCCTCGGGGGCGAGGTCTTTGAATTTCTCAGGGAGGTGAATGATCAGTGGGACCCGCAAGCCAGAGTCGTAAGGCCAGCGTTTGTGCCGGGGCATTCCGGAGCCGTGGTCTCCGTAGAAGAAGACGATTGTATCGTCCGCCAGTCCCTGTGCTTTGAGTTGATCAAGCTGTTGGCCGAACCATTTGTCCATCTTGGTGATGTTGTCGTAATATTGAGCCCAGTCCTGCCGAACTTCCGGTGTGTCGGGATGATGTGCCGGAATGCGAACGCCGGCAGGGTCATGAATCTGTTTGTGTGGTCGCGTCCGAATTTTTGATTCGTGGGTGTTTGTCTGATTGATGACCGCCATGAACGGCTGCTTCTGTTTCAGCTGTTTCCAAATCTGCTTTTTGTTGACATCATCCCAGACTTTCCCGACCTTCTGTAAGTTGTAATCTTCCTTGCCCGGATTCACACAGAAGTAACCCGCTTCACGCATGTAGACCGGATACATTTTGAACTGCTCTGGCAGCGAGGCCAGACTTCTCATGTGTTCAGAACCTGTGCTGGGCGGATACATCCCAGAGATTAAAGTTGTTCGAGCGGGAGCGCAGACAGGAGCGGTGGACCAGGCATTGAGATAGGTCAAGCTGCGATTCGCAAATTCGTCCAGCTTGGGGGTGTCCGCATAGTCGTCTCCATAGCATCCTAAATGAGGGCCGATATCCTCAGCCGTGAGCCAAAGGATGTTAGGTTGATCAGCTGCAGGCAAAAGCGAGCAGAAGAGACCGATGAACAGGAATGCAAATACGGTGGACGATCGGGACATTGGCTTTCACCAGAACAGGTTGTAAACGGCTCACGCGATCCAGTGCTGGTCCCAGTATTGGACTCTGTACAGCCCAGCACGAATGGTTCATTTGCAAAATATGATGAGCAATTTTGTGAACGTTGAGTCAGAAAACGTTCTGGCATCATGAATGTGAAAGAGGTTCTTCGCAAGTGAATGCGACGAATTCAGCCTTTTCAATCCTGCTGGAGACGCTCGCTCACAACTTAAGTGAGGGCATGCTTCTCTCAAAGAAACGGTTCTCTTTCGGACATCTGTCGAATTGGCGTTCAGGTTCTGCAAAGTGGCGAACAGCAATGTTTTTAGAACTGATTCTGAAACCTGAATTTGCGCTCTTGAACACTGAGAAAAGTGACCATCGAAGAGGTTTTCGGACTGGCTCTAAAAAACATGGAAGCCTGCGAAGCCGTTTCCAGAACATCTTCAGAGCATCCGGCAGGTGAATTTTAACGTTTCTTTGTTGAGTGACGTCCTTCGTTGAGCACTTTCTCTGGAACTGTTTTTAGATTCCACACAACCCCGAACCACGAAAGAACTTTCAGGACGTTGTAAGTCATGTCGATTTCCCACCAGTAAAATCCCTGTCGGGCAGAATTCTGATAATAATGGTGGTTGTTGTGCCAGCCTTCTCCCCAAGTCACCAATGCAATCCAGAGATTATTTCGACTATCGTCGCCGGTTTCGAATCGCTGGGTTCCGATCAGATGTGCCAGCGAATTCACGAAGTAGGTGATGTGGTAAAGCGAGATCGTTGAGAGTAAGAACCCCCAGACAAGCATTTGCCATGGGCCTGTTCCTAAAGCTGGCCATTGAGTCTGCAAGATTGCTCCCAGTGCATACATCGACAGCGCCATGAAAATTGCAGGGAGTAGATGATACCGTTCCAGCCAGCGGAGTTCGGGGAACTTCATCCAGTCTTTGACGACACGTTCGTCAGTCTCGGCGTTCTCGTGAGTGAGGAACCACAGCAGGTGACTCCACCAGAATCCGTGCTGGCGAGGAGAGTGGACATCCGCTGGTTTGTCAGATCGGCGATGATGATGCCGGTGGTGAGCAGCCCACCAGACAGGGCCACGCTGGGCTGCACTGCATCCAATGAACCCACCAAGAAACTGAACAAACCGGGACGTCTGGAATGCTTTGTGGGAGAAATAGCGATGGTAAAAGCCTGTGAGCGCGAAGACTCGCAGGTATAAAGCCAGAAAAAAGACGAGCACTGCAACTGGGCTCACACCAACCCAGAAGACCGAGAAGCAGAGTAAATGCAAGAAGAAGTACGGGACCGCAGTCCCCCAGTCGATATTTGATAGACCAACGACCGCTGCAGGTTCTGCGGACTTCGACTGTGACCTCTCTTGGTCGAGAGCGGCAGACTCTGTGGGGCTCATATACGAACTCATTTCGTAGCAATACATTCCAGGAGCATTTGCGTGCTTTCTGTGTCCTGGAACCACTAATCTGTTCTCGGGACAACATCGACGATTTTGATTCGGGATGTTACTGTATTTGCGATCTCACAGCATTGTCGAAACTATCAAAAGTGTCGAACAGAGATGAAAACCTTGAACAGTCTCC from Thalassoglobus polymorphus includes the following:
- a CDS encoding acyl-CoA desaturase yields the protein MSPTESAALDQERSQSKSAEPAAVVGLSNIDWGTAVPYFFLHLLCFSVFWVGVSPVAVLVFFLALYLRVFALTGFYHRYFSHKAFQTSRFVQFLGGFIGCSAAQRGPVWWAAHHRHHHRRSDKPADVHSPRQHGFWWSHLLWFLTHENAETDERVVKDWMKFPELRWLERYHLLPAIFMALSMYALGAILQTQWPALGTGPWQMLVWGFLLSTISLYHITYFVNSLAHLIGTQRFETGDDSRNNLWIALVTWGEGWHNNHHYYQNSARQGFYWWEIDMTYNVLKVLSWFGVVWNLKTVPEKVLNEGRHSTKKR
- a CDS encoding sulfatase-like hydrolase/transferase, encoding MSRSSTVFAFLFIGLFCSLLPAADQPNILWLTAEDIGPHLGCYGDDYADTPKLDEFANRSLTYLNAWSTAPVCAPARTTLISGMYPPSTGSEHMRSLASLPEQFKMYPVYMREAGYFCVNPGKEDYNLQKVGKVWDDVNKKQIWKQLKQKQPFMAVINQTNTHESKIRTRPHKQIHDPAGVRIPAHHPDTPEVRQDWAQYYDNITKMDKWFGQQLDQLKAQGLADDTIVFFYGDHGSGMPRHKRWPYDSGLRVPLIIHLPEKFKDLAPEEYMPGGKTDRIVGFIDYAQTVISLAGAKPPKHMQGHAFLGKFEEPAQEYGFGFRGRMDERYDLVRTTRNKRYVYIRNYMPHKVYGQYIQYMFVTPTTRVWKELYDAGELTDAQSLFWKTKPYEELYDLQTDPDEVNNLVNSADHQNVLNELRSEHEKWVMRVRDVGFLPEDELHNKFPDMTPYEIGHSGPEIYPLKQIQHVAAIAASNDLEQIPFLIEMLNNENSTIRYWAAMGLLMREERGTSEGQASLRKAVKSDDSQSVRVIAAEALGRYGDKQDVKLALDRLIECANPENHGQYVAMLALNAIDFMDDRAVPIKKEIEALPRNGDWVPARGKSYVPNLITKILDDMNEAK
- a CDS encoding LolA-like protein; the protein is MVRLSKSDLTQKVKQPMVLDSLQQVRKCSLLIALILSSALQAGESLPNIEAVKRRIQQTESLIQNLQVNEKAVCRQRDLQGGDEIYEMDRECQWTITADGKKHYIATGETLRFMANSATTNPFKVELAFDGTYSRSLEYLSRDLARIFSGEVADHPSYYSMLPTEFTVLGGRESLLQILEKREYKVVGREEYQGREVLKIEGEAIERGGWFWNRRILFDMQRGTLVKTAYLMKQQAEKEWIEYAIWAGSNHEEISPGVWLPLKYRKYSFLVKKNDAPKEFSDGYVGTFSNWIVNAKLPKSRFQLIFPENVPVNDQRKGANGRLLSQAEIEELNRQQ
- a CDS encoding CYTH domain-containing protein, whose translation is MGVEIERKFLVLQSYQQGEPILYRQGYLSREPGRTVRVRVAGENAWITIKSSTQNFSRQEFEYPIPLPDAQELLLLCEGFIVEKYRWRVPHGKHTWEVDEFLGDNSGLIVAEIELDSEDELFELPPWIGEEVSSDMRYHNSNLSVYPFQQWED
- the aroH gene encoding chorismate mutase, translating into MPVRGVRGAITVEANTKVEILSATRELLEEIIARNELNDFSEVVSAIFTTTTDLTAAFPAEAARELGMGSVPLLCASEIEVPGALPLVIRILLHLNSDKHQSEMNHVYLRDAQKLRKDISNAQ
- the serC gene encoding 3-phosphoserine/phosphohydroxythreonine transaminase; the protein is MSALHSSIEKSNTRYPMSQRINNFSAGPAVLPVEVLEEAQNSLLDFNGTGIGIMEHSHRGAAFSGVLAQTIADCRKLAEIPDDYQVLFVQGGASSQFFTLPMNFLSEGETADYLVTGAWSKKAVAQAKRFGTAHVASTSEDRNFCYIPETAEYSANPKYVHFTSNNTIFGTQFHKEPETPDGAPLICDASSDIFCRPLDIKKYGMIYAGAQKNLGPSGVTLVVVHDDLVKAGKLDIPEMLQYRTFAENDSCYNTPPTFGIYFMGLVFKWIMKQGGLKEIEIRNQQKSEVLYSYLDNSNLFRATADRGSRSLMNVTFVTGDETIDKRFIEQATAAGFDGLKGHRSVGGMRASLYNAFPPAGVKELVDFMTDFEAKNS
- a CDS encoding class I SAM-dependent methyltransferase, whose translation is MTLQDPESEILLQLQKHPELFAAIESSDESEFKRQQSLREKYPAELVRAALTLCELRSKAKDKFSKGDQMWFDRKGLEQSTPEAVANHKAKRFQHATSPIYDLCSGIGSDSIAMASVGKNVHSVDELPVAGIRTMLNAAIYGVQDRITTEACDVRSLDLGGHWIHIDPDRRSSQKRAVRLEDYEPPLEFLQQLTESTPAGAMKLSPASNFGGKFQNCEIELISLNGECKEATVWYGDAAGECDWTATILPAGYTLTANPWDHYPRVGELNDYMYDPDPAIVRAGLLDALADQIGLTRLDDAEEYLTSAKLISTPAATPFRVLATLPNNAKEMRKYFRDHPVGEVEIKCRHVPTNADQLRKKLPLKGHGRATLFIARLQGKTKAVVAERVTA